In the genome of Cercospora beticola chromosome 2, complete sequence, one region contains:
- the NTF2 gene encoding Nuclear transport factor 2 (BUSCO:EOG09265BCT~antiSMASH:Cluster_7): MSADFQGVAKQFVEYYYKTFDTNRNDLAALYRDQSMLTFEGNPTQGGAAITTKLSELPFQRVEHQVATLDAQPSNEGGGILVIVTGALLVEEERRPMSYSQTFQLSPDGQGSYYIFNDIFRLVYPAA; this comes from the exons ATGTCTGCCG ACTTCCAAGGCGTCGCGA AGCAATTCGTCGAGTACTACTACAAGACCTTCGACACGAATCGCAACGACCTCGCCGCCCTCTAC AGGGACCAGTCCATGCTCACATTCGAGGGCAACCCAACACAAGGAGGCGCCGCCATCACCACGAAGCTCTCC GAGCTTCCGTTCCAGCGAGTCGAGCACCAAGTCGCCACTCTCGATGCACAGCCCAGCAACGAGGGCGGTGGCATTCTGGTCATTGTCACTGGTGCCTTGTTggtcgaggaggagaggagaccAATGAGCTACTCTCAGACCTTCCAGCTGTCGCCCGATGGCCAGGGCAGCTACTACATCTTCAACGACATTTTCCGTTTGGTATACCCAGCAGCTTAA
- a CDS encoding uncharacterized protein (antiSMASH:Cluster_7) produces the protein MSGEDDTFDLDIYGDESQAQEQAQNEQQHQEEENPEDRIDFGDDSYPSYEEQQHITHQEQQDAPSAQTGQKRKAPDDGHDEHQQSGPPANGTSSARPASSTPATTSVEPNATQALKLSELHWWTTEEDLRAFCAQAEVETQLRDIAFGEHKINGKSRGEAYLEFDTPAAASAVKRAVEAREDPVPKEDGTGSTEGKRKNQFQVWYVGLGNPFKGRDSGQATKKDAGAYNSAPQRGGFQRGGYQDRGRGGFQPRGGFQGGRGGFQQQQNQQGFGGMNNGYGYGSGNPMMSGVMANPMMAMGMNGMGFRGGFGGMGGMMGNNAMGRGGFGGGGARGGGYGMGGRGGYQGGGFQGGQGFQGGGMGQQGGYGYQQQQGMQAGANKRARQE, from the coding sequence ATGTCTGGCGAAGACGACACGTTCGATCTCGACATTTACGGCGACGAATCGCAGGCACAAGAGCAAGCGCAGAacgaacaacaacaccaagaagaagagaacccAGAAGATCGCATTGACTTTGGCGACGATTCATACCCAAGCtacgaggagcagcagcatatcACACATCAGGAACAGCAAGACGCACCTTCAGCACAAACAGGGCAGAAACGGAAAGCCCCCGATGATGGCCACGATGAGCATCAACAGTCTGGTCCACCTGCCAATGGTACATCATCAGCCCGACCTGCCTCATCGACCCCTGCTACCACATCTGTCGAGCCGAACGCCACCCAGGCATTGAAGTTGTCCGAACTCCACTGGTGGACTACAGAAGAAGATCTGCGCGCTTTTTGCGCGCAAGCCGAGGTCGAAACACAACTTCGGGACATTGCCTTTGGCGAGCACAAGATCAATGGAAAGTCTCGCGGCGAAGCCTACTTGGAGTTCGACACCCCGGCAGCAGCGTCAGCAGTCAAGCGAGCAGTAGAAGCAAGGGAAGATCCAGTTCCCAAGGAAGATGGCACAGGTTCAACTGAAGGTAAGCGCAAAAATCAATTCCAGGTCTGGTATGTTGGACTCGGCAATCCGTTTAAGGGACGTGATTCGGGACAAGCCACCAAAAAGGACGCCGGAGCTTACAACTCTGCGCCTCAACGTGGTGGGTTCCAGCGAGGCGGGTATCAAGACCGCGGACGAGGTGGTTTCCAGCCGCGCGGAGGTTTTCAGGGAGGACGAGGTGGtttccagcaacagcagaatcAACAAGGGTTTGGCGGTATGAACAATGGCTATGGCTATGGCAGCGGCAATCCAATGATGAGCGGTGTGATGGCAAATCCCATGATGGCAATGGGAATGAATGGCATGGGCTTTCGTGGCGGATTTGGGGGCATGGGAGGCATGATGGGTAACAACGCAATGGGACGAGGAGGTtttggaggcggcggagccAGAGGTGGTGGGTATGGGATGGGCGGAAGAGGCGGTTATCAAGGTGGTGGCTTTCAAGGCGGCCAGGGCTTCCAAGGTGGTGGCATGGGTCAGCAAGGTGGGTATGGctaccagcagcaacagggcATGCAGGCTGGCGCGAACAAGAGAGCAAGGCAGGAATAG
- a CDS encoding uncharacterized protein (antiSMASH:Cluster_7): MPLARDHVAANIAAVKQAEESDKMGAAESSENGTTTQAFAGEQSREDEENVYVSLTHDALDASKQMARVKSAKAGAVVLFAGCTRDSFNKKAVTHLSYSTYAPLALKTLSRIAREIKRDYKLTAIAITHRLGRVDIGDESVLIAVSAPHRKAAWDAGEACLESVKKSAEIWKEEWFEDGGVWRSNRDGEAGTPVTKGKEKLEKRETDRPSKGKERKMSSADPNAKDKLPSRRKSSAANSGGPSSIGIKKAATEPSRPKAVTRTTTFYEGGFEI; encoded by the exons ATGCCCCTCGCACGCGATCATGTCGCCGCCAACATCGCTGCTGTGAAGCAGGCAGAGGAAAGCGACAAGATGGGTGCGGCAGAGAGCAGCGAGAACGGGACCACCACACAGGCATTTGCAGGCGAACAGAgtcgcgaagacgaagagaatGTCTATGTCAGCCTGACCCACGATGCTCTGGACGCCTCGAAGCAAATGGCACGGGTGAAGAGTGCAAAGGCCGGCGCTGTCGTGCTGTTCGCTG GCTGCACACGGGATTCCTTCAACAAGAAAGCCGTCACCCATCTCTCCTACTCAACCTACGCTCCTCTAGCTCTCAAGACGCTCTCTCGCATTGCCCGGGAAATAAAGCGCGATTATAAGCTCACTGCCATTGCTATAACGCATCGCTTAGGCCGAGTCGACATTGGCGATGAAAGCGTTCTGATCGCAGTTTCCGCACCGCATCGCAAAGCAGCTTGGGATGCCGGAGAGGCCTGCCTCGAGAGTGTAAAGAAGTCAGCCGAGATATGGAAAGAAGAATGGTTCGAGGATGGAGGAGTGTGGAGGAGTAATCGTGATGGCGAGGCAGGCACACCTGTGACGAAAGGGAAAGAAAAACTGGAGAAGAGAGAGACAGATCGCCCATCGAAAgggaaagaaaggaagatgTCCAGTGCTGACCCAAATGCAAAAGACAAGCTGCCTTCCAGAAGAAAATCGAGCGCTGCGAATAGTGGTGGGCCAAGTTCGATTGGTATTAAAAAGGCTGCCACTGAACCTTCGAGGCCGAAGGCTGTAACACGGACAACCACCTTTTACGAGGGCGGTTTCGAGATATAG
- a CDS encoding uncharacterized protein (antiSMASH:Cluster_7), translating into MSTLKVDDRSRRGRSSSRSGRDRSRSRSNVRAPEAPDVPRTGYAYPPTTSSMPGSFSNGATNAAYDVRAPAQANGSYYPTTSAPSQYAPPIPAPSQYAPPQSIPYPSDDGGFTMGGYTDFPPEERPGYVPSQGAYMPPLPRRKSDEDDLAYGSDSSKASALRGRGREAPSRNASYGSSAAYRYTPNSAVDTRPQAQQYQYSQAPDKIKYNAKPNGSQATTYTATPPEQYRPDVRYNSGPTSRPYDQLPRTYSDDSYGDHGAQVVDITPGRGKSDGKSSKSKSHRHSAIDLPPPPPIGLAPQGLGPRMDRLSVSGNRPDMLSLGLGGAVGGAVGGGLPPPSPMLEAYHGTYQSISPMPLAIRPDDDLDLDDLPPLSPPAIRSSGSSRLESDASRRDAQGKKRVIMYDPEEDAKKIASALSHRSGKFDADAICDVLPRLSHDQIMEVRKEYKKQVKVQGKGVNMGKHINMKLTGNFGKAVYVCAMGKFESEGYWANFFYQSHGSRRELLIEALMGRTNADIRMIKDEFKDKRYSDDLVKCMEKELKMDKFRSAVLMVLEARRQEEQDVYPVEYVHRDVDTLYRSIQAERGGETAMLEVIVRRSDAHLREVLRAYEKTFGDNFARAALRKSNNLVGEVIAHILNGVINRPARDALLLQHAIRDIADKNRDDELRYELLISRLVRMHWDRTHLMRVKKEYYEKYRITLEDAIEDATRGDFREFMCDLCDTRGTK; encoded by the exons ATGTCGACGTTGAAAGTGGACGACCGTTCGCGGCGAGGCCGATCTTCTTCAAGGTCTGGGAGAGACAGGTCGCGTTCAAGAAGCAACGTTCGAGCTCCAGAAGCCCCAGATGTACCGCGTACGGGGTATGCCTATCCTCCGACCACTTCCTCAATGCCTGGCTCATTCAGCAACGGAGCCACAAACGCTGCCTACGACGTGAGAGCTCCAGCTCAAGCCAATGGCTCATACTATCCAACCACGAGTGCGCCGTCTCAGTACGCACCTCCTATCCCAGCTCCTTCGCAGTATGCCCCACCTCAGAGCATTCCATACCCTAGTGATGACGGCGGTTTCACCATGGGCGGCTACACCGACTTCCCGCCAGAAGAACGCCCAGGATACGTGCCGAGCCAAGGAGCCTATATGCCACCTCTGCCCAGAAGGAAaagcgatgaggacgacttAGCATACGGGTCAGACTCGAGCAAAGCGTCAGCACTGCGAGGGCGAGGCCGCGAAGCTCCGTCACGGAACGCCTCATATGGCTCCAGTGCTGCTTATCGCTACACCCCTAATTCAGCTGTAGATACACGACCTCAGGCCCAACAGTATCAGTATAGCCAGGCGCCCGACAAGATCAAATACAACGCCAAGCCCAACGGGTCACAAGCAACCACCTATACTGCTACTCCACCTGAGCAATACCGGCCGGATGTAAGATACAACTCAGGACCGACAAGTCGCCCATACGACCAATTACCAAGGACGTACTCGGATGACTCTTATGGAGACCACGGAGCGCAGGTAGTTGACATCACCCCAGGCAGAGGGAAGAGCGACGGGAAGTCTTCCAAATCCAAATCGCATCGTCATTCGGCCATTGACttgccgcctccaccaccaatcGGCCTCGCCCCACAAGGCCTTGGGCCTCGAATGGATCGGCTCTCTGTGAGTGGCAACAGGCCTGACATGTTATCACTAGGTCTCGGAGGTGCTGTCGGGGGCGCCGTAGGAGGAGGCCTACCGCCACCGAGTCCCATGCTTGAAGCGTATCATGGCACATATCAATCGATCTCTCCCATGCCCCTCGCCATCCGTCCAGATGATGACTTGGATCTTGATGACCTACCCCCTCTCTCCCCACCTGCCATCCGGAGCTCTGGCTCATCGCGTTTGGAATCCGATGCCTCGAGGCGCGACGCCCAAGGCAAGAAGCGGGTCATCATGTATGATCCGGAAGAAGACGCGAAGAAGATCGCTTCTGCCTTGTCTCATCGCTCTGGCAAATTCGATGCAGATGCAATTTGTGACGTGCTGCCGAGGCTTTCTCATGATCAGATCATGGAAGTGAGAAAAGAGTACAAGAAGCAAGTCAAAGTCCAGGGCAAAGGTGTCAATATGGGCAAACACATCAACATGAAGCTCACCGGCAACTTTGGGAAAGCAGTCTATGTCTGTGCCATGGGCAAATTCGAGAGCGAAGGATACTGGGCCAACTTCTTCTACCAAAGCCACGGAAGCCGGCGAGAACTGCTCATTGAAGCATTAATGGGTCGCACGAATGCCGATATTCGAATGATCAAGGACGAATTCAAGGACAAGCGCTACTCGGACGACTTGGTAAAATGCATGGAAAAGGAACTGAAAATGGACAAGTTCCGATCTGCGGTGCTCATGGTACTGGAAGCcagaaggcaagaagaacaagacgTCTATCCTGTGGAGTACGTGCACCGAGATGTCGACACACTTTACCGGTCCATTCAAGCCGAACGCGGAGGCGAGACAGCCATGTTGGAAGTCATTGTCCGACGCAGTGATGCGCATCTCCGGGAAGTACTGCGTGCGTACGAAAAGACCTTCGGTGACAATTTCGCAAGGGCAGCTTTGAGGAAGAGCAATAATTTGGTC GGCGAAGTGATTGCGCATATTCTGAACGGCGTCATTAACCGACCAGCTCGTGACGCTCTGCTTTTGCAGCACGCTATCAGGGATATCGCAGACAAGAATCGGGACGATGAGTTACGTTATGAATTGTTGATCTCGCGATTGGTGCGCATGCATTGGGATCGAACACATTTGATGCGCGTGAAGAAGGAGTATTACGAGAAGTATCGCATTACGTTGGAAGATGCGATTGAAGATGCCACGAGAGGGGACTTTAGGGAGTTCATGTGTGATTTATGTGATACGAGGGGAACGAAGTAG
- a CDS encoding uncharacterized protein (antiSMASH:Cluster_7~BUSCO:EOG0926248P) — MVGKKSGRALLREEGLQRTDNNMDFSTWPQVNMINQKNYYTDFLKRDDQILAIRLQQEERLDRRKRAAVDLDRARAQNGQDAPEPADVNEDDLDNDVGLVDELGENYGSKTIVIHVGSQNMRIGFATDALPKTVPMVIARKSQKTEAEDSEPVPKRIKLDDDTPSEEWFGEEFAKEYDSMATYFKQFRRGNKRRVLPNSRELVTKWNSSTPPEIISEHNDPVQLDWTELPPNPAEAPDYIIGAPALRIPENSKPKYHLSWPMRHGHLNEKDYNNRNRLQRDFFTIIEESIKTQLDLPHKREWSQYSCVFLIPDLYEKAFVTTILQELMTDFGFGRVCFMQESLAATFGAGFSTACMVDMGAQKTTVCCVEDGMCIEPSRINLKYGGYDVTETFVRMMLFDKFNYSEFNLMRRHDFLLAEELKEKYTSLTDENVSVQLYDFHLRASGQPTRKYQFKLYDEAFLAPMGFFRPAVFDNSEKLAGRRSLVPASADLYDQKPNDPDSEAQKEVRKYARANIPSATLPAPSEPARLIGTPLAAPTPQKQRPLGLPSYLNGDNDGTPKSSVAGSPPPEGTPMPADDGDITMGEGLTDGAPADDDTRDRVVPIMPLDEAILRSIDHASLLPNGQIDERRKRDFLGSIMLIGGASKTPYMQSYVELMLRNRMPQYPKEILVAPPPRDLDPAVIVWKGASVFGKLRMTNDSWISPLEYDRLGARILNYKCMWHW, encoded by the exons ATGGTCGGCAAGAAATCAGGTCGCGCGCTGCTGCGCGAAGAAG GGCTGCAGCGCACGGACAACAATATGGACTTCTCGACGTGGCCACAGGTCAACATGATCAACCAGAAAAACTACTACAC CGACTTCCTGAAACGAGATGACCAGATCCTTGCAATCAGACTTCAGCAAGAAGAGCGTCTCGACCGCCGGAAGAGAGCTGCTGTCGACCTGGACCGAGCCCGAGCGCAAAATGGCCAGGACGCTCCCGAACCTGCTGATGTGAACGAAGACGACCTTGATAATGACGTCGGTCTGGTCGACGAACTCGGCGAGAATTACGGCTCCAAGACTATCGTCATCCATGTGGGAAGTCAGAACATGCGCATTGGCTTCGCCACCGATGCACTTCCAAAAACAGTGCCCATGGTGATTGCGAGAAAGTCGCAAAAGACCGAAGCAGAGGACTCTGAGCCAGTGCCGAAACGCATCAAGCTGGACGATGACACGCCTTCAGAGGAGTGGTTCGGCGAGGAG TTCGCAAAAGAATACGACAGCATGGCCACATATTTCAAGCAATTCAGACGAGGGAACAAGCGACGCGTTCTGCCAAACTCACGAGAACTCGTCACCAAGTGGAACAGCAGCACACCGCCGGAAATAATATCGGAACACAACGACCCAGTACAGCTCGACTGGACAGAACTGCCACCCAATCCCGCAGAGGCGCCCGACTACATCATCGGCGCACCTGCACTGCGCATTCCCGAAAATTCGAAACCGAAATACCACCTCAGCTGGCCGATGCGGCATGGCCACCTCAATGAAAAAGATTACAACAATCGCAACAGGCTACAGCGGGATTTCTTCACAATCATCGAGGAGAGCATCAAGACTCAACTCGATTTGCCCCACAAGCGAGAGTGGTCCCAATACAGCTGTGTCTTCCTCATTCCCGACTTGTACGAGAAGGCGTTTGTCACGACCATCCTCCAAGAGCTCATGACTGACTTTGGCTTTGGCCGCGTCTGTTTCATGCAAGAGTCGCTGGCGGCTACTTTTGGAGCAGGATTCAGTACAGCGTGCATGGTAGATATGGGAGCGCAGAAGACGACAGTGTGCTGCGTGGAGGATGGCATGTGCATCGAACCCTCACGAATCAACTTGAAATATGGAGGCTACGATGTGACGGAAACGTTCGTTCGCATGATGCTGTTCGACAAGTTCAACTACAGCGAGTTCAACTTGATGCGACGACATGACTTCCTACTCGCCGAAGAGCTAAAGGAGAAGTACACATCGTTGACTGACGAGAATGTCAGCGTGCAGCTGTACGACTTCCACCTGCGTGCTTCTGGGCAGCCGACTCGCAAGTACCAGTTCAAGCTGTATGACGAAGCCTTCCTCGCACCCATGGGCTTCTTCCGGCCGGCCGTATTCGACAATTCAGAGAAGCTCGCGGGACGGAGGTCACTTGTACCAGCATCCGCAGACTTGTACGACCAAAAGCCGAATGACCCCGACTCCGAGGCACAGAAGGAGGTGCGAAAGTATGCCAGAGCGAACATTCCATCTGCGACACTACCTGCGCCAAGCGAGCCCGCGCGTCTTATCGGCACACCGCTGGCAGCTCCAACACCGCAGAAACAGCGTCCCCTTGGACTTCCCAGCTACCTTAACGGAGACAACGATGGCACGCCCAAATCCTCTGTGGCCGGATCACCGCCTCCAGAAGGCACGCCCATGCCTGCCGATGACGGCGATATCACCATGGGAGAAGGACTCACCGATGGCGCCCCGGCAGACGACGATACAAGAGACCGCGTCGTCCCCATCATGCCGCTCGATGAAGCCATCCTCCGCTCCATTGACCACGCCTCTCTCCTACCCAACGGCCAGATTGACGAACGCCGCAAGCGAGACTTCCTCGGCAGCATCATGCTCATCGGCGGTGCCTCCAAGACACCTTACATGCAAAGCTATGTGGAACTGATGCTTCGCAATCGAATGCCGCAATATCCCAAAGAAATCCTCGTGGCTCCGCCGCCTCGAGATCTCGATCCTGCTGTCATTGTCTGGAAGGGAGCGAGTGTGTTTGGCAAGCTGCGCATGACGAATGATAGCTGGATCTCTCCACTCGAATACGATCGGCTTGGCGCGCGAATCCTGAATTATAAGTGCATGTGGCATTGGTGA
- a CDS encoding uncharacterized protein (antiSMASH:Cluster_7), whose product MHIPIPTASPSAPRPVPKAPKETNACDDVSQHSFLILALAAETVVCNMERVVALQQVWVEDFARIVQGLRTMSAQSCGARRTYQGSNGIDKSGSGFYNSSHPEGAQSLCCEQELQRDSPEKDPAAAKKSWTRVWKRRSWTPTSTPSVALVKPKRFSAPDAFTRKGMECRCRYVVKLEEIQHLLVQVVKPDTGHLPETVQQMAIALLCDEVEAWTSSVEMIRTAPATAAKENKSSSSRYSIFARSAAKGRLESEDASSP is encoded by the coding sequence ATGCATATTCCTATCCCAACCGCTTCTCCGTCCGCGCCTCGACCGGTTCCCAAAGCTCCCAAAGAGACCAATGCCTGCGACGATGTTTCCCAGCACTCCTTCCTGATCCTAGCTCTAGCAGCAGAGACTGTCGTATGCAACATGGAGCGGGTTGTTGCACTCCAGCAGGTCTGGGTCGAAGACTTTGCCAGAATTGTGCAAGGACTCAGGACAATGAGTGCGCAGAGCTGTGGCGCGAGAAGGACGTATCAAGGCAGTAATGGCATTGACAAGAGTGGAAGTGGATTTTACAACTCATCACACCCAGAAGGCGCTCAAAGTTTGTGTTGCGAGCAAGAGCTGCAAAGAGACTCTCCAGAAAAGGACCCTGCTGCAGCTAAAAAGAGCTGGACACGGGTCTGGAAGCGAAGATCATGGACACCGACCTCAACTCCATCTGTCGCTCTCGTCAAACCGAAGCGATTCTCTGCACCAGATGCTTTTACACGAAAAGGGATGGAGTGTCGCTGTCGATACGTCGTCAAGCTCGAAGAGATACAACATCTGTTGGTGCAGGTTGTGAAGCCAGATACCGGACATCTCCCAGAAACCGTTCAACAAATGGCAATAGCGCTGCTTTGTGATGAGGTCGAGGCATGGACGTCAAGTGTGGAGATGATCAGGACGGCCCCGGCGACTGCAGCGAAGGAGAACAAGTCGTCATCGAGCCGATACTCAATTTTTGCAAGGTCCGCTGCAAAGGGAAGGCTTGAGTCTGAAGACGCCTCGAGTCCATGA
- a CDS encoding uncharacterized protein (antiSMASH:Cluster_7) — protein sequence MMATGYSSADQLRDADYTTSHRSPPPIPSSPRGPPFVNQREAFSAAVANAIGVEERHSEQLPDSRPLARVNTTGSGARKTTGWPIADDNALTNGGPVGGRSRAASTGDGGAFPRKRSFSLLRKSNTSSSRKNSLDQPERAFYVAEPTAPPLPKTLFAQVQQEAANRPPQAGKTGSMLRKVSGMGSSRRKEEQEKAKREAAQPRQQPPHLPSFAPLPGMNPFSEERPDSVAIFNAAYTTSSASASGPTRPTANFSRPSQSQGMPSSSAMSSSSPPGYSSGRADSALNSSSPPVPSAKINGVHSSGEYVAPDLSDTTSMANRGRFSYASTTTNVNAFNSPRRIRRKKDPTPFNILVVGAKNSGKTSFISFLKHSLALPPGKQPHGSEPEPQTSYGSRGSSSFTSTYLESEIEGERIGLTLWDSQGLEKNVVDLQCRELAGFVESKFEETFAEEQKVMRTPGVKDTHIHCVLLVLDPVRLSATIAQQPGAKRAASTLDSDLDLQVMRALWGKTTVIPVIGKADTITTGHITYLKRTVWDAIKTAKLDPLEALELEEDSEEEANSENDDTGSGKSNSSSPGGRGKSHRRQSSLSLMETSNGETPYLPMSVFSPDIYDLPPYVPAPKKGEKIGRRFPWGFADPYDASHCDFGRLRDSVFSEWRVELRDISRRTWYENWRTSRLKNLPGTRQRVQGGVTPVASVPTGGRIASSQSRQTSLQANGADSGVERKVSNISSSGSLGVPPVSSPGLPTRDVSGGSLSGSVRGGASRASESNAP from the exons ATGATGGCGACCGGGTATTCTTCCGCTGACCAGCTGCGCGATGCCGACTACACGACGAGCCATCGTTCCCCTCCACCCATACCCTCATCGCCGCGCGGCCCTCCCTTCGTCAATCAGCGTGAAGCCTTCTCCGCTGCCGTCGCGAACGCCATTGGAGTGGAAGAACGGCATTCAGAGCAGCTGCCAGACAGCCGCCCGCTCGCGCGAGTGAACACGACTGGATCGGgcgcgaggaagacgaccGGGTGGCCTATCGCCGACGACAACGCGTTGACTAACGGCGGGCCCGTTGGAGGACGGAGTCGAGCGGCGAGCACTGGTGACGGCGGGGCGTTTCCACGAAAGCGCAGCTTCAGCCTGTTGCGCAAATCCAACACCAGTTCGTCGCGCAAGAATTCACTCGACCAGCCCGAACGCGCCTTCTACGTCGCCGAGCCGACGGCACCACCGCTTCCGAAGACTCTCTTTGCGCAAGTACAGCAGGAAGCAGCAAACCGCCCGCCGCAGGCAGGCAAGACAGGAAGCATGTTGCGCAAAGTCAGTGGCATGGGCAGCAGTCGGCGgaaggaggagcaggagaaggcgaagagggaAGCCGCGCAGCCTCGACAGCAACCACCGCACCTCCCTTCATTCGCGCCGCTGCCAGGAATGAATCCGTTCAGCGAGGAACGACCGGACAGCGTGGCCATCTTCAACGCTGCTTACACCACTTCATCCGCCTCCGCATCTGGCCCCACCCGACCGACCGCCAACTTCTCTCGTCCCAGCCAGTCGCAAGGCATGCCGTCGAGCTCCGCCATGAGCAGTTCTTCGCCGCCAGGCTACTCGAGTGGCCGGGCTGACAGCGCCCTGAACAGCTCCTCTCCGCCTGTTCCTTCGGCCAAAATCAATGGTGTCCACAGCAGTGGCGAGTATGTAGCGCCAGACCTCTCAGACACCACCAGCATGGCGAATCGCGGCCGCTTCTCGTACGCATCAACTACAACGAATGTTAACGCGTTCAACAGCCCTCGCAGAATTCGGCGCAAGAAGGACCCGACACCATTCAA CATCCTCGTTGTCGGAGCTAAGAACAGCGGCAAGACTTCTTTCATTTCATTCCTTAAGCACTCGCTAGCCTTGCCCCCTGGCAAGCAGCCTCATGGGAGCGAGCCCGAGCCACAGACTTCGTATGGCAGCCGCGGAAGCTCCTCGTTCACTTCGACATACCTGGAATCGGAGATCGAAGGAGAGCGAATTGGTCTGACGTTATGGGACTCCCAAGGGCTGGAAAAGAATGTGGTTGATCTGCAGTGCAGAGAATTGGCCGGGTTCGTGGAAAGCAAGTTTGAAGAGACGTTCgccgaggagcagaaggTCATGCGTACGCCCGGTGTCAAAGATACGCACATTCATTGCGTGTTGCTGGTGCTGGATCCCGTTAG ACTCAGCGCTACTATTGCTCAGCAGCCCGGCGCCAAGAGAGCTGCATCCACTCTCGACAGCGACCTCGATCTCCAGGTAATGCGGGCTCTCTGGGGCAAGACTACGGTGATTCCAGTCATCGGGAAAGCAGATACGATCACTACCGGTCACATCACGTACCTGAAACGTACTGTATGGGACGCTATCAAGACTGCCAAATTGGACCCCCTGGAAGcgttggagctggaggaaGACTCTGAAGAAGAGGCCAACAGCGAAAATGACGACACCGGATCCGGAAAGTCCAACTCTTCTTCCCCGGGAGGGCGGGGCAAGTCTCACCGGCGTCAATCGAGCCTGTCCTTGATGGAAACCAGCAATGGAGAGACGCCGTATCTCCCAATGTCAGTGTTCTCGCCGGACATCTACGACCTGCCTCCGTACGTGCCCGCACCAAAGAAAGGAGAGAAGATCGGACGCCGATTCCCATGGGGCTTCGCGGATCCGTACGATGCCAGCCATTGCGATTTTGGACGTCTTCGCGACAGTGTGTTCTCCGAATGGCGCGTGGAGCTGCGTGATATCAGCCGCAGAACATGGTACGAGAATTGGAGAACATCGAGGCTGAAGAATCTCCCAGGCACGCGCCAGCGTGTGCAGGGTGGGGTGACACCGGTTGCCAGCGTCCCCACAGGCGGTAGAATCGCCTCTTCGCAATCGAGACAGACGTCGCTCCAAGCCAATGGCGCCGACTCTGGTGTTGAGAGGAAGGTGAGCAACATTTCAAGCTCCGGATCGCTTGGAGTGCCGCCGGTCTCGAGCCCAGGCTTGCCTACACGGGATGTCTCTGGCGGGAGTCTGAGTGGCAGCGTCCGCGGAGGGGCTTCGAGAGCCTCAGAATCGAACGCTCCGTAG
- a CDS encoding uncharacterized protein (antiSMASH:Cluster_7): MVATNVAKKAMVTKVILIPRRLASSTAKPTPRPQRKRKVIDETTLGGAQHKVSLSGPSLGHLISELSATRPGMEHVRGPGRDMAEDQRTMIRNVVKAIVVVPSLIGAAIVGWNWYSSKEQDR, translated from the coding sequence ATGGTGGCCACCAATGTCGCCAAGAAGGCGATGGTCACCAAGGTGATCTTGATTCCTCGTCGCCTTGCATCCAGCACAGCGAAACCTACTCCAAGGCCTCAGCGGAAAAGAAAAGTCATCGACGAGACCACTCTTGGTGGTGCGCAACACAAGGTCTCGTTGTCTGGACCATCTCTTGGACATCTGATCTCTGAGCTGAGCGCAACAAGACCTGGAATGGAGCATGTACGAGGGCCCGGTAGAGACATGGCAGAAGATCAAAGGACAATGATTCGGAATGTAGTCAAGGCGATTGTGGTCGTGCCTAGTCTGATTGGCGCCGCAATTGTGGGATGGAATTGGTATTCCTCCAAAGAACAAGATCGTTGA